A region from the Gammaproteobacteria bacterium genome encodes:
- a CDS encoding heavy-metal-associated domain-containing protein, with the protein MKHLIQLIAAATLFWAGLAFAAGTQYDLRVDGLACPFCAYGIEKKFTKTPGVESVDIDLKNGLVIVKTAEGKTFTQDELKTLINDTGFTLKGVTEKPL; encoded by the coding sequence ATGAAACATCTTATTCAACTGATTGCCGCCGCCACCCTGTTCTGGGCCGGCCTCGCCTTCGCCGCCGGCACCCAATACGACCTGCGCGTGGACGGCCTGGCCTGCCCGTTCTGCGCCTATGGTATCGAAAAGAAATTCACCAAAACCCCAGGCGTGGAATCCGTGGACATCGACCTCAAAAACGGCCTGGTGATCGTGAAAACCGCCGAAGGCAAGACCTTCACGCAAGACGAATTGAAAACCCTCATCAACGACACCGGCTTCACCCTGAAGGGCGTGACGGAGAAACCCTTATGA
- a CDS encoding transporter produces the protein MPASALAAGMVIAFAATTTWAHDPIFGIGPHVLYKGGIETAAHLQRDKAGEETENELAFELVYGLTGDWAAGVELPYAGKDDGAESASGAADITLFTKYRFWREDSLGLQESAAVLLVVNLDNGDETQSPPLGNGATDVLAGLTYGYEGLQWYRWASARYLRPGENGAGLQMGEKWLVDVVGGWRPTPPEYRRPDTVWLLELNGEFAQKATRNGDSRPNSGGSEWFLSPGVFWTTHNFAIKAGVQIPIASDLNGTQDESDYRVSASAEWHW, from the coding sequence ATGCCTGCCAGTGCCCTGGCGGCAGGCATGGTGATCGCCTTTGCCGCCACAACGACCTGGGCCCACGACCCCATCTTCGGCATCGGCCCCCATGTGCTGTACAAGGGCGGCATCGAAACCGCCGCCCATCTGCAACGGGACAAGGCCGGCGAGGAAACGGAGAACGAACTGGCCTTTGAGCTGGTCTACGGGCTCACCGGGGACTGGGCCGCCGGCGTCGAGCTGCCCTACGCCGGCAAGGACGACGGTGCCGAATCGGCCAGCGGAGCGGCGGACATCACGCTGTTCACCAAATACCGCTTCTGGCGCGAGGACTCGCTGGGCCTGCAGGAATCGGCCGCCGTGCTGCTGGTGGTGAACCTGGACAACGGCGACGAAACCCAAAGCCCGCCGCTGGGCAACGGCGCCACGGATGTTCTCGCCGGGCTCACTTACGGCTACGAGGGCCTCCAATGGTACCGCTGGGCCAGCGCGCGCTATTTGCGCCCCGGCGAGAACGGCGCCGGCCTGCAAATGGGCGAAAAATGGCTGGTGGATGTCGTCGGCGGCTGGCGCCCCACCCCGCCGGAATACCGCAGGCCCGACACCGTCTGGCTGCTGGAACTCAACGGCGAGTTTGCGCAAAAGGCCACGCGCAACGGCGATTCGCGTCCCAACAGCGGCGGCAGCGAGTGGTTCCTCTCCCCCGGCGTCTTCTGGACCACCCACAACTTCGCCATCAAGGCCGGCGTACAAATCCCCATCGCCAGCGACCTGAACGGTACGCAGGACGAATCCGACTACCGCGTCAGCGCCAGTGCCGAGTGGCACTGGTAA